DNA from Paratractidigestivibacter faecalis:
TCTGCAACTTCATTGGCCTTATTGGCATGACGTTCATCTCTACCGCCGTTGCGGACACCATCTCTGGCATGGTGGACTTTGGCGGAGACTCTCACCTGGCCATGATCGCCCTTGCGGCGTCCACCGTGGGCATTGTCACCTGGGGCGTCGTGACCTGGATCTTTGGCATTCCCACGTCTGAGTCCCACGCGCTTATCGCCGGCCTTACGGGCAGCGCGCTTGCCGTCTCCGGCGGCCTTGACGGCGTCAACATGGGCGAGTGGGTCAAGGTCATCTATGGCCTGGTCTTCTCCACGGTCTTGGGCTTCCTGGCCGGCTGGGTTATTGCCAAGGTCATCCCCATTGCCTGCAAGGACTCCGACCGTCGCCGCGCCAACAACTTCTTTGGCAAGATGCAGATTGCCGGTGCCGCGGGCGTGGCCCTCATGCACGGCGCGCAGGACGGCCAGAAGTTCATGTCCACCGCCATGCTGGCCATTGCGCTCACCGTGGGCAAGTCCGTGGGCGACATGGGCGGCTTCCCGCTGTGGCTTGAGGTGCTCTGCGCCGGCGTGATGGCCATCGGCACCGCCATCGGCGGCAAGAAGATCATCAAGAAGGTCGGCATGGAGATGGTTCAGCTGGACAAGTACCAGGGCTTCTCCGCCTCCATCAGCGCCACGGTCTCCCTGTTCATCGCAACCGTGACGGGCCTTCCCGTCTCCACCACCCACACCAAGACGGCCGCCATCATGGGCGCCGGCGCCGCCAAGGACCCGCGCTCCGTCAACTGGGGCGTCTGCAAGGAGATGGTCCTCACCTGGATCTTCACCTTCCCCGGCTGCGGCCTCATCGGCTTTGTCCTGGCCAAGCTGTTCCTCGTGATCTTCTAGAACCACCGCACGCACTTCTCACCCGTTTGAAAGACCCCGAGCTAAGGAGCCCGAAATGGCACGCATCAAGAAGGAAGACGAGTTCTACACCCTGCTCAAGGAGTTTGCCGCCCTCATCGTGGAGACCTCCGAGGAGTACGCCGGCATCGTGCACGACTTCCCCCACTCCATGAGCCGCATCCCGCAGATGAAGGTCTTCGAGACCAACTGCGACGAGCGCGTGAAGACCATCAT
Protein-coding regions in this window:
- a CDS encoding inorganic phosphate transporter gives rise to the protein MVTLAQFFELLASNPFLALVILLVLGTIFVNGATDAANAIAEVVGTRSMDIDSAITMSVICNFIGLIGMTFISTAVADTISGMVDFGGDSHLAMIALAASTVGIVTWGVVTWIFGIPTSESHALIAGLTGSALAVSGGLDGVNMGEWVKVIYGLVFSTVLGFLAGWVIAKVIPIACKDSDRRRANNFFGKMQIAGAAGVALMHGAQDGQKFMSTAMLAIALTVGKSVGDMGGFPLWLEVLCAGVMAIGTAIGGKKIIKKVGMEMVQLDKYQGFSASISATVSLFIATVTGLPVSTTHTKTAAIMGAGAAKDPRSVNWGVCKEMVLTWIFTFPGCGLIGFVLAKLFLVIF